In the genome of Cyanobacteriota bacterium, one region contains:
- the trmD gene encoding tRNA (guanosine(37)-N1)-methyltransferase TrmD encodes MQIDVLSLFPELIENYCQTSILGLALKQNLYQLKTHNPRDYSKDKHHKVDDTPYGGGAGMVLSPQPWIDCLAEVVLNSDNCVTPAPHPETMEIIVTSPSGIPFNQELARELSTKKQLVILCGRYEGFDQRIRDRATMEISVGDYVLTGGELAALSIIDATVRHIPGVLGDPESLKEESFSKLNYLEKLKELQVSKKEMTNFLEETGISREELEELQLLEHPHYTRPADFRGEKIPEILESGDHKKIFLWRLAEAIKLTRQKRGDLLN; translated from the coding sequence ATGCAAATTGATGTACTAAGTCTCTTCCCGGAGTTAATTGAGAATTATTGTCAAACAAGTATTCTGGGTCTTGCACTAAAACAAAATCTCTACCAACTCAAGACTCACAATCCTCGTGATTACTCAAAAGACAAACATCATAAGGTCGATGATACGCCTTATGGTGGCGGGGCTGGGATGGTGCTGAGTCCACAACCATGGATTGATTGCCTTGCTGAGGTCGTTCTGAACTCCGATAATTGCGTTACGCCAGCTCCCCATCCCGAGACCATGGAAATAATAGTAACAAGTCCATCTGGTATTCCATTTAATCAAGAACTCGCCCGCGAGCTTTCTACAAAAAAGCAGCTTGTCATCCTTTGCGGGCGCTACGAAGGTTTTGATCAGAGAATCAGAGACAGAGCCACAATGGAAATCTCTGTTGGTGACTATGTTTTAACGGGCGGTGAGCTTGCTGCTCTCAGCATCATTGATGCAACAGTGAGACATATACCTGGAGTATTAGGAGACCCGGAAAGTCTTAAAGAAGAAAGTTTTAGTAAACTCAACTATCTAGAGAAGCTCAAAGAACTGCAAGTCAGCAAAAAAGAAATGACTAATTTCCTTGAAGAAACTGGTATTAGTCGTGAAGAGCTTGAAGAGCTTCAGTTATTAGAACACCCACATTACACTCGTCCTGCTGATTTTCGCGGAGAAAAGATACCAGAGATACTGGAATCAGGTGATCACAAAAAAATATTCTTGTGGCGTTTAGCTGAGGCAATCAAACTAACTCGCCAGAAACGAGGGGACTTATTAAACTAA
- a CDS encoding ABC transporter substrate-binding protein — translation MASCTSFKTKENAQELRLGYLLNVSHAVAMIGIESRAFTNVETQYFSSGGYLLNALITKNLDIAYIGPGPYLNALSKGVKLKLLKLSSSGANSLILSDKYQIGKDFQIKKLGIPQIGNTQDLLAKYLVAQTKEQKARYKKLSPEMKQMLEPPTIKFSKRLQYIAVNPAELETVFFTGDIDAAFVAEPWGTILEGKGYTNLSKLSFHSSNILVNELEGNENDFIHHQLQFINQFPAALLVVDEDFYNKNTKIVDDFVKEQDAILDYLKNNKDESITLIQQHLNQITKKNILYGFLAESLNKLSFDTNLDQNKLDLLTQIAQDHNYIRKGKAKHAN, via the coding sequence TTGGCATCTTGTACTAGTTTCAAAACTAAAGAAAACGCACAAGAACTAAGACTTGGCTATCTACTTAACGTCAGTCACGCTGTTGCAATGATTGGTATTGAAAGCCGAGCTTTTACCAATGTTGAGACTCAGTATTTTAGCTCTGGTGGCTATCTGCTCAATGCCTTAATCACCAAGAATCTGGATATTGCCTATATCGGTCCCGGTCCTTACCTTAACGCACTAAGCAAAGGAGTTAAGCTCAAGCTTCTCAAACTCAGTAGTAGCGGCGCTAATAGTTTGATACTTAGTGACAAGTATCAAATAGGCAAAGATTTCCAAATCAAGAAACTCGGTATCCCGCAAATTGGCAATACTCAAGACTTGCTTGCCAAGTACTTAGTAGCACAAACAAAAGAACAGAAAGCCAGATACAAAAAGCTCAGTCCTGAAATGAAGCAGATGCTTGAACCACCAACTATCAAATTCTCTAAACGACTTCAATACATTGCAGTCAATCCAGCAGAACTTGAAACTGTCTTCTTTACTGGTGATATTGACGCTGCCTTCGTTGCAGAACCTTGGGGCACGATCTTAGAAGGAAAGGGCTACACCAATCTAAGCAAACTATCCTTTCATTCCAGCAATATTTTGGTCAATGAGCTTGAAGGTAATGAAAACGATTTTATTCATCATCAATTACAGTTCATCAATCAATTCCCTGCCGCCCTACTTGTGGTTGATGAAGATTTCTACAATAAAAATACTAAGATAGTTGACGACTTTGTCAAAGAACAAGATGCCATCCTAGACTACCTCAAGAACAATAAAGACGAGTCTATAACTCTAATACAACAGCATCTCAACCAAATCACCAAGAAAAATATCCTCTATGGCTTTCTAGCTGAAAGTCTCAACAAATTAAGCTTTGACACTAACTTAGATCAAAACAAACTAGACCTCTTAACTCAAATTGCTCAAGACCACAACTATATTCGCAAAGGAAAAGCCAAGCATGCAAATTGA
- the rplC gene encoding 50S ribosomal protein L3: MATTTQDYGVVGKKVGMTQIFGEDGDVIPVTVVEISENIVTDIKTQARDGYTAIQVGNFTKRDKLVKKPQLAKLQKDNLPSLSKFFEFRTHEAIEGIKVGDAIDIEEFFKDLKTVKITGTSIGKGFQGGVKRHNMSVGRNSHGSKSKRQVGSSGAGTSPGRVFKGKRMPGRMGNKQVSIAKAKVVKYDAENRLLLVRGPVPGKKGSILRFSARCVKSWNHYNKDA, encoded by the coding sequence ATGGCCACAACAACACAAGACTATGGAGTAGTAGGCAAAAAAGTGGGAATGACCCAAATTTTTGGTGAAGACGGAGACGTAATTCCAGTAACAGTAGTAGAAATATCTGAAAATATCGTAACTGATATCAAAACCCAAGCACGTGATGGTTACACTGCAATTCAAGTGGGCAACTTTACCAAAAGAGACAAGCTGGTTAAAAAGCCACAACTTGCCAAATTACAAAAAGATAACTTGCCTAGTTTGAGCAAGTTCTTTGAATTTAGAACTCATGAAGCTATCGAAGGAATCAAAGTCGGCGACGCAATCGACATAGAAGAATTCTTCAAAGATCTTAAAACCGTCAAAATTACTGGAACCTCTATTGGTAAAGGTTTTCAGGGTGGTGTCAAAAGACACAATATGAGCGTTGGTAGAAACAGCCATGGTTCAAAATCCAAAAGACAAGTTGGTTCATCTGGTGCAGGTACTTCTCCTGGACGTGTATTCAAAGGAAAACGTATGCCAGGTAGAATGGGTAACAAACAAGTATCGATTGCTAAAGCTAAAGTGGTTAAATATGATGCAGAAAACCGTCTTCTACTAGTCAGAGGTCCTGTACCTGGTAAAAAAGGTTCTATACTTAGATTTAGTGCTCGTTGTGTTAAATCTTGGAATCATTATAATAAAGACGCTTAG
- a CDS encoding radical SAM protein: MLKTANPILNKALDGKRISEDEALELFDKATALDLAYVANELRLRKHPDSEPTTYVVQRNVNYSNVCTARCSFCAFYAPPGDEVAGFPGAYVLDYETELKPKIAELVAINGTEILLQGGHNPALGLDYYTDLFTKIKRDFPGVTLHALSPAEIVHITEKRITPVDIYGDGTNRSIIHEPSLEQIKEVLIELQKAGMDSLPGAGAEILVESVRKIIAPLKITTQVWLDVMELAHSLGMRSSATMMYGHVETYADRVEHMRVLRDLQDRTHGFTAFVNWNFQAGETPLAKIMTSLEKQGKLPAYNKNSSGDDYLRTTAIARIYLDNIDNFQASWVTQGHQLGQASLAFGCNDLGGNMMEENVVSAANTTHHANVQEMIYYIEATGREAAQRNTQYELIAGN, encoded by the coding sequence ATGCTTAAAACCGCCAACCCTATTTTAAATAAAGCCCTTGATGGCAAGCGCATTTCTGAAGATGAAGCTCTTGAGCTTTTTGACAAAGCAACAGCCCTGGATCTTGCCTATGTTGCTAATGAATTGCGTTTGCGCAAGCATCCTGACAGTGAGCCAACAACCTATGTGGTTCAACGCAATGTTAATTACTCCAATGTTTGTACAGCAAGATGTAGTTTCTGTGCGTTTTATGCGCCTCCAGGTGATGAGGTGGCTGGCTTTCCTGGAGCTTATGTCTTAGATTATGAGACTGAGTTGAAGCCTAAAATAGCAGAACTTGTTGCAATTAACGGCACAGAGATTCTTCTGCAAGGTGGTCACAACCCGGCTTTGGGTTTAGATTACTATACTGATTTATTTACCAAGATCAAACGAGATTTTCCTGGTGTGACTTTGCACGCACTTAGCCCGGCTGAGATTGTGCATATCACAGAGAAAAGAATTACTCCTGTTGATATTTACGGAGATGGTACCAATCGATCTATAATTCATGAACCTAGTCTTGAACAGATCAAAGAAGTCTTGATTGAATTACAAAAAGCTGGAATGGATTCATTACCTGGTGCAGGTGCAGAGATCTTGGTTGAGTCGGTGCGCAAAATTATTGCGCCTCTTAAAATCACTACACAGGTTTGGCTTGATGTTATGGAGCTTGCTCATAGTCTGGGTATGCGCTCGTCAGCGACTATGATGTACGGGCATGTTGAGACTTATGCTGATAGAGTTGAGCATATGCGAGTCTTGCGTGACTTGCAAGATAGGACTCATGGTTTCACAGCTTTTGTTAATTGGAACTTTCAGGCTGGTGAAACTCCGCTTGCTAAAATCATGACGAGCCTAGAGAAGCAAGGCAAGCTACCTGCTTATAATAAAAACTCATCGGGTGATGATTATTTACGCACAACTGCTATTGCAAGAATTTATTTAGACAATATCGATAATTTTCAGGCGAGTTGGGTAACTCAGGGACATCAACTCGGTCAAGCCTCTCTTGCCTTTGGTTGCAATGATCTTGGTGGCAATATGATGGAAGAGAATGTAGTTTCTGCAGCCAATACCACTCATCATGCCAATGTCCAAGAGATGATTTACTATATTGAGGCGACTGGTAGGGAAGCGGCGCAACGCAATACACAGTATGAGTTAATTGCGGGTAATTAA
- a CDS encoding HDOD domain-containing protein — translation MLELNETKKALFTIGVGAFGKMSELIKNTDYLPQKPGYFFKLLKMAYSVNTKPSEMTEEIGKDAATVAAVLQIPAIEQNYKNVNKNDVVNAINKLEKDFTQSSLEIDLAKKYHNAVAQRLESVDLKESWRLSIRAAIIAKAIAKWVDYKDAEQAFFAALLADIPSIVLSINDPESQEKIQDKIDKGLSNVEAEMVVLGFDHREFGAKLFKYFSVPSSVIDVVQSGYNSEKVRTQNIQLTKIANFAKFLAKCFSDKTQSPSSIWTDSQASIEGLGLKLSTEEWGNKISLLFVKSLEFEMSVTH, via the coding sequence ATGTTAGAACTTAATGAAACTAAAAAAGCCTTATTTACCATAGGAGTAGGCGCCTTTGGTAAAATGTCGGAGCTTATCAAGAATACGGATTACCTTCCGCAGAAGCCTGGTTATTTTTTTAAATTATTAAAAATGGCTTACTCGGTTAATACTAAGCCAAGTGAAATGACTGAAGAAATTGGTAAGGATGCAGCTACTGTTGCTGCGGTGCTCCAAATTCCAGCAATTGAACAAAACTATAAAAACGTAAACAAAAATGATGTTGTTAATGCAATCAACAAGTTAGAAAAAGACTTTACCCAAAGCTCACTAGAAATTGATCTCGCTAAAAAATATCATAATGCAGTAGCTCAGAGACTAGAGTCTGTTGATTTAAAAGAATCATGGAGACTTTCTATTAGAGCTGCAATAATTGCAAAAGCAATCGCAAAATGGGTTGATTATAAAGATGCAGAACAAGCTTTCTTTGCGGCTTTGCTTGCAGATATTCCATCAATAGTACTTTCTATTAATGATCCAGAATCTCAAGAAAAAATTCAAGACAAGATTGATAAGGGATTGAGTAATGTTGAAGCTGAAATGGTTGTGCTAGGTTTTGATCATAGAGAATTTGGTGCAAAACTATTTAAGTATTTTTCTGTGCCTTCTTCGGTTATTGATGTTGTACAAAGTGGTTACAACTCAGAGAAGGTGAGAACTCAGAATATTCAACTTACCAAAATTGCCAACTTTGCAAAATTTCTTGCCAAGTGTTTTTCTGATAAAACTCAAAGTCCATCAAGTATCTGGACTGATTCTCAAGCCTCTATTGAGGGTCTTGGGCTCAAATTGAGTACTGAAGAGTGGGGCAATAAGATTAGTTTACTGTTTGTTAAATCATTAGAGTTTGAGATGTCTGTTACACATTAA
- a CDS encoding acyl-CoA thioesterase encodes MTKNPLMKSWNNLLWGNSVALTWTWGLGLFFAVQVAIQFGFNDLIKFATIDAVGLTIFGLVNHQLIKKSQNPEEFENKFLTQAKSFKFALLFYQFVAITLTIYCLLKYITLPLGIFSFLVGMMLIGAVIFLGEEFPITRIKYLHAFYAVIMLTAALIILNSELFSSESMIKAALSSGSQGLKAELSLTPGLLGWFNDASQYPGLYQFKNGISEFAYWIPVLLGFLCGPWLDLQNWHRVVQINKEGGSVAKSYIIGGLIFWCVIMVDGSLALACHQFGQSHAGLITSLSTIDPSSLLYPVKDTITQVLSNYPDFNILLGSYMVFIGLAALATFDSGYIAYKWYTESLVKDAKGLIFTFIPSTLISSAIPWFTLCIVAAISTMHFTEFGKFIASFDPNLIQFFRFELEYYVAFFASFFLVYSVCFYRKMAKTEDSSSKFSALRLFSTALSSIAIFGIGYFTENTLLMAIAAILAFIYGWICEAKKSSNKAIPTEAKILSQNQNINIEEFRAQEIHYNSNDALPNGAKPVSIKGCYIHDNWFVHQFIPTYQDTNSVGNVYFAMYLMWVGKTRELFFAHVIPDFDPNKSDYLILTRSIDHKFQKEINEFTEVLIKIRIGEYNRKFVTLEHQIIETKTGDLVGKGKQALMFVSSQDYSLIDLPQEVQQGFIPYVGEVKEFAKG; translated from the coding sequence ATGACTAAAAATCCACTAATGAAGTCTTGGAACAACCTACTTTGGGGCAACTCAGTAGCACTAACTTGGACTTGGGGTTTAGGTTTATTTTTTGCAGTTCAAGTTGCAATTCAATTTGGCTTTAATGACTTAATCAAGTTTGCAACTATTGACGCCGTTGGTTTAACAATTTTTGGACTAGTGAATCATCAACTAATCAAAAAATCTCAAAACCCAGAGGAGTTTGAGAATAAATTCTTGACGCAAGCCAAGAGTTTCAAATTTGCTCTTTTGTTTTATCAATTCGTCGCAATCACTCTTACCATCTACTGCTTACTTAAATACATCACCCTTCCTCTTGGAATATTTTCGTTTCTTGTTGGAATGATGTTAATTGGTGCGGTAATTTTCTTGGGAGAAGAGTTTCCTATTACTAGGATCAAATACTTACATGCTTTTTATGCAGTAATCATGCTCACTGCCGCATTGATAATATTGAATTCAGAACTTTTTAGCTCTGAATCAATGATCAAAGCAGCTCTTAGCTCTGGTTCACAAGGACTCAAAGCAGAATTATCACTGACTCCAGGCTTATTAGGTTGGTTTAATGATGCTAGCCAATACCCAGGTCTCTATCAATTCAAAAACGGCATTAGTGAATTTGCATACTGGATCCCGGTCTTACTGGGCTTTCTCTGCGGTCCGTGGTTGGATTTACAAAACTGGCACAGAGTTGTACAAATCAATAAAGAAGGCGGCTCAGTAGCCAAGTCTTATATCATCGGCGGTTTGATTTTCTGGTGCGTGATAATGGTAGACGGTTCACTGGCGCTTGCCTGCCATCAATTTGGACAAAGCCATGCTGGCTTAATCACCAGCCTCTCAACAATTGATCCAAGCAGTTTACTCTATCCTGTCAAAGATACAATCACCCAGGTACTCAGTAACTATCCAGATTTCAATATCCTACTTGGTTCTTACATGGTCTTTATTGGACTTGCGGCACTTGCCACTTTTGACAGTGGCTATATAGCCTACAAGTGGTATACAGAATCGCTCGTTAAAGATGCTAAGGGATTGATTTTTACCTTTATTCCAAGCACGCTAATCAGTTCAGCCATTCCTTGGTTCACACTTTGTATAGTTGCTGCAATTAGCACTATGCACTTCACGGAGTTTGGCAAATTCATAGCCAGCTTTGACCCTAATTTGATTCAGTTCTTTAGATTCGAGCTTGAGTACTATGTTGCTTTCTTTGCTTCATTCTTCTTGGTTTATTCAGTTTGTTTCTATCGCAAGATGGCTAAAACAGAAGACAGTAGCTCCAAGTTCTCTGCTCTTAGATTGTTTTCTACGGCACTTTCCAGCATCGCAATTTTTGGTATTGGTTACTTCACCGAAAACACACTACTAATGGCAATCGCTGCAATTCTTGCTTTTATTTATGGTTGGATCTGTGAAGCAAAAAAAAGCAGTAACAAAGCTATCCCAACAGAAGCCAAAATACTTAGTCAAAACCAAAACATCAACATAGAAGAGTTTAGAGCCCAAGAGATTCACTACAACAGTAATGACGCCCTACCTAACGGCGCTAAGCCAGTCAGTATCAAGGGTTGCTACATACACGACAACTGGTTTGTACATCAATTCATCCCGACTTACCAAGACACCAACTCCGTTGGCAATGTTTATTTTGCAATGTACTTAATGTGGGTTGGTAAAACTCGCGAATTGTTTTTTGCACACGTAATTCCAGACTTTGATCCAAATAAATCAGATTACTTGATTCTTACACGCAGTATTGATCACAAGTTCCAAAAAGAAATTAATGAATTTACTGAAGTGCTAATCAAAATCAGAATCGGTGAATACAATCGCAAATTTGTAACTCTCGAGCACCAAATCATTGAAACCAAAACAGGTGACTTGGTTGGCAAAGGCAAACAAGCTTTGATGTTTGTTAGCTCGCAAGACTACTCACTAATTGATCTTCCTCAAGAAGTACAACAAGGATTTATTCCTTATGTCGGTGAGGTTAAGGAGTTTGCGAAGGGTTAA
- a CDS encoding phosphoglucomutase/phosphomannomutase family protein yields MSFFSTPSQLHEIKFGTDGWRALIAKEFTYANLEIFLNGLALYLLENYGTEKPLLIGYDARLLADKFAQFAIDKITSWGIEVRYIDHPVPTPVIAFAAKENNSCGALIFTASHNPPEYMGIKYIPEYAGPSSKAITDKILDKIDIAVRGEFTNNAVTAKSELIEVRESYFEHIRSIIDFGTIQKANQKQQTKLVYDPLFGCGRNYTNKLLEELGFDLITIHDIRDPSFGGSMPDPSEPQLQELRQTILDSKSDLGAANDGDADRFAFMDETGAFYPANKTVSIILKYLLEYRGYRGVIARTVATTHLLDDIARKFDLNTIETAVGFKWLCEVMLDQDTVIAAEESGGMSILGHIPEKDGVLAIVLMAEVLAVTGKKLSVLWQEVQDFVGKNYFYNRLDLHLEGQAKDDFMALFNDDLNNIGDFEVKLIDRTEGAKVYLDDGSWFLARPSGTEAMCRVYFEGNDKGQLDKLVAAVSQLVETSDA; encoded by the coding sequence ATGTCGTTTTTTTCTACCCCTTCGCAGCTTCATGAGATTAAATTTGGTACTGATGGCTGGCGAGCCCTTATTGCCAAGGAATTTACCTATGCTAATTTGGAGATCTTCCTTAATGGTCTTGCGCTTTATTTACTTGAGAACTATGGTACTGAGAAACCACTCTTGATTGGTTATGATGCAAGATTGCTCGCTGACAAGTTTGCTCAGTTTGCCATTGATAAAATCACTTCATGGGGTATTGAGGTTAGGTATATAGATCACCCTGTTCCAACTCCGGTGATTGCTTTTGCAGCCAAAGAGAATAATTCGTGCGGGGCGTTGATTTTCACTGCCAGCCACAACCCCCCTGAGTACATGGGTATTAAATATATTCCTGAATATGCTGGCCCTTCATCTAAAGCAATTACTGACAAGATTTTAGACAAGATTGATATTGCAGTAAGAGGTGAATTTACTAATAATGCAGTAACTGCCAAGTCTGAATTAATAGAAGTACGCGAGTCGTATTTTGAGCATATTCGTTCGATAATCGATTTTGGCACTATCCAAAAAGCCAATCAAAAGCAACAAACCAAGCTCGTTTATGACCCGCTTTTTGGTTGTGGTAGAAATTACACTAATAAGTTATTGGAAGAATTGGGTTTTGATTTGATTACCATACATGATATTAGAGATCCCAGCTTTGGCGGCTCTATGCCAGATCCAAGTGAACCACAATTGCAAGAATTGCGTCAAACTATCTTAGATTCTAAGTCTGACTTGGGCGCTGCCAATGACGGTGACGCAGATCGTTTTGCTTTTATGGATGAGACCGGTGCTTTTTACCCAGCCAATAAAACCGTCTCAATTATTCTCAAATATCTTTTAGAGTACCGTGGCTATAGAGGTGTAATCGCTCGTACTGTTGCAACAACTCATTTGCTTGATGATATCGCTCGCAAGTTTGACTTAAATACAATTGAGACAGCAGTTGGTTTCAAGTGGCTTTGTGAAGTAATGTTGGATCAAGATACTGTGATTGCGGCAGAAGAATCCGGTGGCATGAGTATACTTGGTCATATCCCAGAGAAAGACGGAGTCTTAGCGATTGTCTTGATGGCTGAAGTGCTTGCTGTTACCGGCAAGAAACTATCAGTGCTTTGGCAAGAGGTGCAGGATTTTGTTGGCAAGAATTATTTCTACAATAGATTAGATTTGCACCTGGAAGGTCAAGCAAAGGATGATTTTATGGCTTTGTTTAATGATGACCTGAACAATATTGGTGATTTTGAAGTGAAACTAATTGATAGAACTGAAGGCGCCAAGGTCTACCTTGATGATGGTTCTTGGTTCCTGGCGCGTCCTAGTGGTACTGAAGCTATGTGTAGGGTCTATTTTGAAGGGAATGATAAGGGGCAATTGGATAAGCTGGTTGCTGCTGTAAGTCAATTGGTGGAGACAAGTGATGCTTAA
- the thrC gene encoding threonine synthase has translation MAYQGTIQKYSKYLSVNESTPIISIQEGNTPLVPAPHIAGLTGVKDLKVYLKIEGLNPTGSFKDRGMTMAVTKAVEKGATRIICASTGNTSASAAAFAARARGLGYPMECFVIIPAGYVALGKLSQAMIYGAKVIQIEGNFDVALDIVKDLCDKYPIELVNSLNPYRIEGQKTSAYEICDELGDAPDYLCIPVGNAGNITAYWAGFSDYKKAHKKPKMYGFQAAGAAPIVDGAVVANPETIGTAIRIGNPASWKQAEAARDQSGGLIDKVTDDEMLAAYRVIHSSEGYACEPASAASVAGLIKAAKAGKIEPGSTVVCVLTGNGLKDPKVAMEQSDMASAEKIYKSEIKDVAKALGLS, from the coding sequence ATGGCTTACCAAGGCACTATACAAAAGTATTCCAAATATCTTTCAGTAAACGAAAGCACCCCAATAATTTCTATTCAAGAAGGCAATACTCCTTTGGTGCCGGCACCGCACATTGCTGGGCTAACAGGAGTCAAGGATCTTAAAGTCTATCTCAAAATAGAAGGACTGAATCCGACTGGTTCATTTAAAGATCGTGGTATGACAATGGCTGTGACCAAAGCAGTTGAGAAGGGTGCAACTAGAATTATTTGTGCGAGTACCGGCAATACTTCAGCGTCAGCAGCAGCTTTTGCAGCAAGAGCAAGGGGCTTGGGTTATCCAATGGAATGTTTTGTGATTATCCCGGCTGGCTATGTTGCTCTTGGCAAGCTCTCTCAAGCAATGATTTATGGCGCCAAGGTAATTCAGATAGAGGGCAACTTTGATGTGGCACTTGATATTGTCAAAGACCTTTGTGATAAGTATCCAATTGAACTTGTGAATTCACTTAATCCGTATCGTATTGAAGGACAAAAAACCTCAGCCTATGAGATTTGTGATGAGCTTGGGGACGCGCCTGACTATCTTTGTATCCCTGTTGGTAACGCTGGCAATATCACTGCTTACTGGGCAGGATTTTCTGATTATAAAAAAGCTCACAAGAAGCCTAAGATGTATGGCTTTCAAGCAGCTGGCGCTGCGCCAATAGTTGACGGAGCAGTTGTGGCAAATCCAGAGACAATCGGAACAGCGATTCGTATTGGTAATCCAGCTAGCTGGAAGCAAGCTGAGGCTGCTAGAGATCAAAGTGGTGGCTTGATAGACAAGGTAACTGACGATGAGATGCTGGCTGCTTACCGTGTGATTCACAGCTCTGAGGGTTATGCCTGCGAACCGGCGTCAGCCGCTAGTGTTGCTGGATTAATCAAAGCTGCCAAAGCTGGCAAGATTGAACCTGGCTCTACAGTGGTTTGCGTGCTAACTGGTAACGGTTTGAAAGATCCCAAAGTAGCAATGGAGCAGTCAGATATGGCTAGTGCTGAGAAGATTTATAAGTCAGAGATTAAGGATGTTGCTAAAGCGCTTGGATTGAGTTAA
- the uppP gene encoding undecaprenyl-diphosphatase UppP: MNFDIILLSIIQGLTEFLPVSSSAHLALAPRLLGLTEYGLDMDAFLHLGTLLAALIYFRKEILAMLSGLVIASVAKQSSKDNKINRKLALAILLATLPAIAVGFSFKDFFGSDLVRSSMGIAITLVLGSLLMFVADRYSKKQISNKEITDLGYTEIFFIGIMQCLALFPGVSRSGSTISAGLFATLNREQAARFSFIVGLPAIAGAGLLALKDLLTSPITNLDYQELGIGFLVSFVAGYLAIDFMIKFLKSNSLIWFIVYRIILAGFIIL, translated from the coding sequence ATGAACTTTGACATCATCTTACTAAGTATAATCCAAGGACTCACCGAATTCTTGCCCGTCAGTAGCTCAGCACATCTTGCTCTAGCACCGCGTTTGCTAGGACTAACAGAGTATGGCTTAGACATGGATGCCTTCTTGCATCTGGGCACTTTACTCGCTGCACTAATTTATTTTCGCAAAGAGATACTAGCGATGCTTTCAGGGCTCGTCATTGCGAGCGTAGCGAAGCAATCCAGCAAAGACAATAAAATCAACCGCAAACTCGCACTAGCTATATTACTTGCAACCCTACCAGCTATTGCAGTTGGTTTTAGTTTCAAGGATTTCTTTGGCTCGGACTTGGTGCGCTCAAGCATGGGAATTGCAATTACTCTAGTACTAGGATCTTTGCTGATGTTTGTTGCTGATCGTTATTCCAAAAAACAAATCAGTAATAAAGAGATTACCGATCTTGGTTACACAGAAATATTTTTCATCGGCATAATGCAATGCCTTGCTTTATTTCCAGGAGTCTCGCGTTCTGGTTCAACAATCTCTGCTGGACTTTTTGCCACGCTCAATAGAGAGCAAGCAGCTCGTTTTTCTTTTATAGTTGGCTTGCCTGCTATTGCTGGGGCCGGACTTTTAGCTCTCAAAGATCTTCTCACTAGCCCGATAACTAATCTTGACTATCAAGAGCTAGGAATTGGATTTCTTGTGAGCTTTGTTGCAGGTTATCTGGCTATTGATTTTATGATCAAGTTTCTTAAGAGCAATTCTTTGATTTGGTTTATTGTTTATAGAATAATACTTGCAGGCTTTATTATTCTCTAA